The window TGCTTTAAATACAGCGATCACTTTGTATCGTAAGTCTAAACGCAGGGTGCAGACTCAACGCTACGAGACTGTTGAATTTAAAATTGAAGACACGACAGAAGATGATGAAACTATGGAGCAATTGACGCTTCTCTATGGGGCAGTCAAGCAATTGAATGATATTGAAAAGGCGCTTGTTTTTCTCTATCTAGAGGATAAAAATTACAGAGAAATAGCAGAAACGCTGGGGATCAGCGAGGTGAATGCACGAGTAAAGATGAACAGGATCAAGACGAAGTTAACGAACATTATAAATCCATAAACATGGATCAATTAGATATTTTAAAAGCAAAATGGCAGTCGCAAAAAAGCGATTTCCCGCAGTATTCCAAAGATCAGCTCACAGGCTTGATCGCTAAGAAATCCAGCAGCATTGTTAAGTGGATTTTTTATATAGGTATTGCGGAGTTTGTTCTCTTGACCCTGGTCAACATACTGATGATGGATAGCGATCAACACGATAAATACATTCAGATTTTAGGTGGTAACTTGTACATAGGCTCGTATTTATTGAGCTATGTGGTCATCTTGTTCTTTATCTACAAGTTCTGGATGAATTACAAGAACATTTCTGCAGACCAGCCGGCCCGAATGTTGATGAAAAATATTCTCAAGACCAGGCGTACCATGAGGTATTATATATGGTTCAACCTAATATATGTAATGGTTTTTGGAACTCTAGCGGCTATTCTTGTGCTATTCAACGATCCGTCTATGACGCCTATGTTAGAGTCGGTAGAATTTCAAGAGCATAAGGTGAGTTTTATGGCTAAATACATCACGATTATGGTTCTT of the Nonlabens marinus S1-08 genome contains:
- a CDS encoding RNA polymerase sigma factor, encoding MSTDQEKEFVEQLEANQNIVHKICRLYTDNQDAHNDLFQEVTIQLWKAYPKFRGDSKFSTWMYRVALNTAITLYRKSKRRVQTQRYETVEFKIEDTTEDDETMEQLTLLYGAVKQLNDIEKALVFLYLEDKNYREIAETLGISEVNARVKMNRIKTKLTNIINP